Proteins encoded within one genomic window of Esox lucius isolate fEsoLuc1 chromosome 12, fEsoLuc1.pri, whole genome shotgun sequence:
- the ebp gene encoding 3-beta-hydroxysteroid-Delta(8),Delta(7)-isomerase — protein sequence MAKGHIRTTGFSHPYWPRNLSIPDYVANDRSMHEILSFLFSVSGLFLLSTWVLTGREWARDGRGQEFGVSRRLSICWFAVCGFIHGVIEGWFSLYYDIIPSDQSFLSQLWKEYSKGDSRYVIADNFTVCMETVTAWFWGPLSLLTVFAFLANKPYRFILQLIVSLGQLYGAVLYFYTEHRDGYRHSELGHLLYFWFYFVFMNVLWIIIPLVLILDAWRHLQQAQTHTDRALKEKTH from the exons ATGGCAAAGGGTCACATCCGAACCACTGGCTTCTCCCACCCCTATTGGCCAAGGAACCTGTCCATACCAGACTATGTGGCCAACGATAGGTCGATGCATGAGATCCTATCCTTCCTTTTTTCAGTGTCTGGTCTCTTTCTGTTGTCCACATGGGTCCTGACGGGGCGGGAGTGGGCCAGGGATGGCCGGGGTCAGGAGTTTGGGGTGTCCAGGCGTCTGTCAATTTGCTGGTTCGCTGTCTGTGGGTTCATACACGGGGTCATTGAAGGATGGTTTTCACTTTACTATGACATTATCCCCTCAGACCAGAGCTTCCTGTCCCAGCTGT GGAAAGAGTACTCCAAGGGAGATAGCAGATATGTCAT AGCGGATAacttcactgtgtgtatggaGACAGTAACAGCATGGTTCTGGGGACCGCTCAGCTTGTTGACAGTTTTTGCTTTTCTGGCTAACAAACCATACCGCTTTATCCTGCAGCTCATCGTGTCTCTGG GCCAGCTGTATGGGGCAGTGTTGTATTTCTACACAGAGCATCGTGATGGTTACCGCCACAGTGAACTGGGTCATCTGCTCTATTTCTGgttctattttgttttcatgaatGTCCTCTGGATCATAATTCCTCTGGTGTTAATACTGGATGCATGGAGACATCTGCAGCAggcccagacacacactgaccgGGCCCTGAAGGAGAAGACCCACTGa
- the ccdc115 gene encoding coiled-coil domain-containing protein 115 (The RefSeq protein has 2 substitutions compared to this genomic sequence) yields MGPTEKKASVLLDKKLLVFMDQLELLEEKREKLNSLIEQGWFFMSKARYSMGNKQVSALQYGNEMEPLVRVNTRRLESGEAAFQTDRNTQTTPEEKPLAEKLVEDIGPKDTEGLRRRTQAKKVLTTEEGGRSATETELLRESDDMKPPPSSKLEHNPQQNPLRWFGVLVPQTLKQAQVSFRQVIELSAEVAALQSAVLATRKQLQQQMMEKNGPQTEGQ; encoded by the exons aTGGGTCCAACTGAGAAAAAGGCGAGTGTGCTGTTGGATAAGAAGCTGCTAGTCTTCATGGACCAACTAGAACTGCTGGAAGAGAAACGGGAGAAACTTAACTCACTGATAGAGCAG GGATGGTTCTTCATGTCAAAAGCCAGATATTCCATGGGCAATAAGCAGGTGTCTGCTCTGCAGTATGGGAACGAGATGGAACCTCTTGTCAGAGTCAACACCAG GAGACTGGAAAGTGGTGAGGCAGcgttccagacagacagaaatactcAGACAACTCCTGAAGAGAAACCGCTGGCAGAGAAACTGGTTGAAGACATCGGACCTAAAGACACAGAGG GTTTGAGGAGAAGAACCCAGGCTAAAAAGGTTCTGACAACAGAGGAAGGTGGCCAGTCAGCGACAGAGACTGAGCTGTTAAGAGAATCAGATGACATGaaacctcctccctcctccaaaCTGGAACACAACCCTCAGCAGAACCCACTGAGGTGGtttggtgtcctggtgccacagaCCCTCAAACAGGCCCAGGTGTCCTTCAGACAAG TGATTGAACTGTCAGCAGAGGTTGCTGCTCTCCAGTCTGCTGTGCTGGCAACCAGAAAACAACTCCAGCAGCAAATGATGGAGAAGAACAGCCCCCAGACAGAAGGACAGTAG
- the ccdc115 gene encoding coiled-coil domain-containing protein 115 isoform X1 translates to MGPTEKKGWFFMSKARYSMGNKQVSALQYGNEMEPLVRVNTRRLESGEAAFQTDRNTQTTPEEKPLAEKLVEDIGPKDTEGLRRRTQAKKVLTTEEGGQSATETELLRESDDMKPPPSSKLEHNPQQNPLRWFGVLVPQTLKQAQVSFRQVIELSAEVAALQSAVLATRKQLQQQMMEKNSPQTEGQ, encoded by the exons aTGGGTCCAACTGAGAAAAAG GGATGGTTCTTCATGTCAAAAGCCAGATATTCCATGGGCAATAAGCAGGTGTCTGCTCTGCAGTATGGGAACGAGATGGAACCTCTTGTCAGAGTCAACACCAG GAGACTGGAAAGTGGTGAGGCAGcgttccagacagacagaaatactcAGACAACTCCTGAAGAGAAACCGCTGGCAGAGAAACTGGTTGAAGACATCGGACCTAAAGACACAGAGG GTTTGAGGAGAAGAACCCAGGCTAAAAAGGTTCTGACAACAGAGGAAGGTGGCCAGTCAGCGACAGAGACTGAGCTGTTAAGAGAATCAGATGACATGaaacctcctccctcctccaaaCTGGAACACAACCCTCAGCAGAACCCACTGAGGTGGtttggtgtcctggtgccacagaCCCTCAAACAGGCCCAGGTGTCCTTCAGACAAG TGATTGAACTGTCAGCAGAGGTTGCTGCTCTCCAGTCTGCTGTGCTGGCAACCAGAAAACAACTCCAGCAGCAAATGATGGAGAAGAACAGCCCCCAGACAGAAGGACAGTAG
- the si:dkey-109j17.5 gene encoding uncharacterized protein si:dkey-109j17.5, whose protein sequence is MASVSRVSILDYFNIVFEGENGKIESNCKACGTRIQAKRSVTSNFVTHLKRKHQAMYDEFVKKKDMKREAYSSSSSTLHPYSSSSLHSLANGGHRCNHSTTSGGRGGGVGGGGREGTGGGVTKFHRHDPRQVLISEAIAKMLVQDLQPASMVALRGFTELLQLLEPRYTPEPPRYLHTQLLPAYAYQAQLATRQALTSAPALSLSISLCRGFPGAPTGSNAGYLGVTCHFLSSDWQMRSALLACLPLVGGLSASRVLAEFEEVCVAHAVSGRAFRVVADPFPTETHPACRLPGFRIHGNPGEDAEEDDEEESGTEEGEGGGVVERGDWWEGGLGSRRMDCFCRSLAQCVRDGLLSSSPLLSSTLAKASSFYNYVTSAVPHDKLVGVLGRAEGGLRAAGETDWAAQLKVLRGLLDSAEFLEDLSDRADLALTGQEVALLRELADTLEPFTEAWDMVHTHKQGDCHVSISLALPCVLGLRKHLSECVCPQLPCLLLGLSQAVERRLAPILEDPLYVTATTLDPQFKLTWSSDPDWHRQVLLDEVTKHTQTYGPSTELAPQAQSPDTALAPSPVPSSTSLSRPCKLFSFIKQRPTTQVKSVEQELSGYLREEPTDEEPLHYWRRKAIDFPQLCQVAKRAFTVPAGTSAVETIFTSSGRWLRPDRGRALPKNLETLIYLKANYRLLWS, encoded by the exons ATGGCGTCAGTTTCGAGGGTATCCATCCTAGACTACTTCAACATCGTGTTCGAGGGGGAGAACGGAAAGATCGAGTCCAATTGTAAAGCATGCGGCACCAGAATACAGGCGAAGAGAAGCGTCACATCTAACTTCGTTACACATCTCAAG AGGAAGCACCAAGCCATGTATGatgaatttgtgaaaaagaaggataTGAAAAGAGAAGCctactcctcttcctcctccaccctccatccctactcatcctcctctcttcaCAGCCTGGCCAATGGAGGCCACCGCTGCAACCACTCAACCACATCTGGAGGACGAGGAGGGGgtgtgggtggaggagggagagagggaacaggAGGAGGGGTGACTAAGTTCCACAGACATGACCCTCGGCAG GTTCTGATCTCTGAGGCCATTGCTAAGATGTTGGTCCAGGACCTTCAGCCGGCCTCCATGGTGGCACTTCGCGGGTTCACAGAGTTACTGCAGCTGTTGGAGCCACGTTACACGCCTGAGCCTCCACGATACCTCCACACCCAGCTCCTCCCTGCCTATGCCTATCAGGCTCAGCTAGCCACGAGACAGGCCCTGACCTCGGCCCCTGCGCTCAgcctgtcaatctccctctgcaGGGGTTTTCCTGGGGCCCCGACAGGGTCTAACGCTGG GTACCTAGGTGTGACTTGCCACTTCCTGTCCTCTGATTGGCAGATGCGTTCTGCCCTGCTGGCGTGCCTGCCTCTGGTTGGGGGGCTGTCAGCCAGTCGCGTGCTGGCAGAGTTTGAGGAGGTGTGTGTTGCTCACGCCGTGTCCGGGCGGGCGTTCCGTGTGGTGGCCGACCCGTTTCCCACCGAAACCCACCCCGCATGCCGATTGCCGGGCTTCCGTATCCATGGAAACCCGGGGGAGGATGCTGAagaggatgatgaggaggagagtggaacagaagaaggagaaggaggaggagtggtggAACGGGGGGATTGGTGGGAAGGAGGTCTGGGCTCCAGGAGGATGGACTGTTTCTGTCGATCACTGGCTCAGTGTGTCAGAGATGGactgctctcctcctctcctctcctctcctccaccctggcTAAAGCCTCCTCCTTCTATAACTACGTCACCTCTGCTGTTCCTCACGACAAACTGGTGGGGGTGTTGGGGCGGGCAGAGGGGGGTCTGAGGGCTGCTGGGGAGACGGACTGGGCCGCTCAACTGAAG GTGCTGCGTGGTTTGCTGGATTCAGCAGAGTTCCTGGAGGACCTGAGTGACCGGGCTGACCTGGCTCTGACTGGCCAGGAAGTGGCGCTGCTCAGAGAACTGGCAGACACATTGGAACCTTTCACAGAGGCCTGGgacatggtacacacacacaaacag GGGGACTGCCATGTGTCTATCAGCCTGGCCCTACCATGTGTCCTGGGTCTCAGGAAGCAcctgtcagagtgtgtgtgtccccaGCTCCCCTGCCTGCTGCTGGGCTTGTCCCAGGCTGTTGAACGTCGCCTGGCTCCGATTCTGGAGGACCCTCTTTACGTCACCGCCACCACTCTGGATCCGCAGTTCAAACTCACCTGGAGCTCAGACCCCGACTGGCACAGACAGGTCCTCCTGGATGAGGTCACCAAACATACGCAAACATATGGCCCCAGCACGGAGCTCGCCCCCCAGGCCCAGTCCCCTGACACAGCTTTGGCCCCATCCCCggtcccctcctccacctcactCAGCAGGCCCTGCAAGCTGTTCTCCTTCATCAAGCAGAGGCCAACGACGCAGGTGAAGAGTGTTGAGCAAGAGCTGTCAGGGTACCTGCGTGAGGAGCCCACTGATGAGGAGCCACTTCACTACTGGAGACGGAAGGCCATCGACTTCCCCCAGCTCTGCCAGGTGGCCAAGCGTGCCTTCACGGTGCCCGCTGGGACCTCTGCCGTGGAGACCATCTTCACCTCCTCTGGGCGTTGGCTCCGACCCGACAGGGGCAGGGCTCTCCCCAAAAACCTGGAGACACTTATCTATCTGAAGGCCAACTACAGACTGCTGTGGTCGTAG